In a single window of the Tetrapisispora phaffii CBS 4417 chromosome 11, complete genome genome:
- the SIP1 gene encoding Sip1p (similar to Saccharomyces cerevisiae SIP1 (YDR422C); ancestral locus Anc_5.527) has protein sequence MINSSKGENNWSSKKYPNDLRNTPPPTKGSSMGYKKYTGLPNLNERADDTMLSNLAHLTLTTFCPAEAVNIMAFEEPLRNNYGDKENSIHQNYKIESTKLIEFPLMAAEIDDALSWSESNDTFQLQPEKNDFTMEESSNKRNNLSFAKLSKSTNKRSKVTSSSVAGNVYHTQRQTQNLYDHVSDSDFFSAKSKSDLIIPSNKRSASESRNQILHNETMPNSKLFHNYRFHYINQNNLNGRTHSKNSSNAIQNDFNMSTELLRTPELETPDHIETIEVDSINGLSTDSLLSLAEESQGHAEESKSIAHDVQKTRVTLRWIDSKFKPNNYQSVSIISEDIIDVINFYRSNNDKIKRLPLKYDSLTHEWKISDLFLPAGYYEFSFLINETDVHHSLHICTKMDRFGKRVNYFEVPKYVRTFEPLQLSSALYTVTQADDRRHIECSKTSSEFLNLLDNYDIRTRYNANFYSHNESGTGNNFNNNKYTNQIPELFKFSEKNIRELSTETEITFLEPPSYGEPSFYNNIVDCSQEKLFLSLQQNGAVDSYVAEQVILQRYPVSELPIFFENISMEKLASHNNNLNKSHTNKHWLEGLTPNESDNITPKEPPHVILNHLVTQKISRNVVSVAVTTRYKQKYITQILYSPIKPD, from the coding sequence atgataaacAGTTCAAAAGGTGAAAACAATTGGTCTTCGAAGAAATATCCGAATGACTTACGGAATACACCTCCACCCACTAAAGGATCAAGTATGGgatacaaaaaatatactgGCCTTcctaatttaaatgaaagAGCAGACGATACAATGCTTTCGAATTTAGCTCACTTAACATTGACTACATTTTGTCCAGCAGAAGCAGTCAATATTATGGCATTCGAGGAACCACTTAGAAACAACTATGGTGACAAAGAAAACTCAATTCACCAAAATTACAAGATTGAATCCACAAAGTTAATTGAATTCCCATTAATGGCAGCTGAAATAGATGATGCACTATCCTGGAGTGAATCGAATGATACATTTCAATTACAGCCAGAAAAAAACGATTTCACAATGGAGGAAAGCTCTAACAAACGAAACAACTTAAGCTTTGCGAAATTATCGAAATCAACAAACAAACGTTCTAAAGTGACCTCCTCCTCTGTTGCAGGGAATGTTTATCACACTCAACGCCAAACACAGAATTTATATGATCATGTTAGTGATAGTGACTTTTTTTCAGCAAAATCGAAGAGTGATCTAATTATTCCATCCAATAAACGAAGCGCATCAGAATCTAGGAACCAAATATTGCATAATGAGACTATGCCAAATTCAAAACTTTTTCACAATTACAGATTCcattatataaatcagAACAACTTGAACGGTAGGACGCACTCTAAAAATTCGTCTAATGCAATtcaaaatgattttaatatgTCCACTGAACTGCTAAGGACACCAGAATTAGAAACCCCAGATCATATTGAAACAATAGAAGTGGATTCAATAAATGGCTTGAGCACAGActcattattatctttagCAGAAGAATCTCAAGGCCATGCTGAAGAGAGTAAGTCAATAGCACACGATGTACAAAAAACCAGAGTTACGCTTAGATGGATAGATTCAAAATTCAAGCCAAATAATTATCAATCAGTATCGATTATTAGTGAAGACATCATTGATgtcattaatttttatcgaagcaataatgataaaattaaaagattaccattgaaatatgattCACTAACTCATGAGTGGAAAATAAGTGACTTGTTTCTACCCGCTGGATATTACGAATTCTCATtcttaataaatgaaactGATGTCCATCATTCTTTACATATTTGCACTAAGATGGATAGATTTGGAAAGAGGgttaattattttgaagttCCAAAATATGTCAGAACGTTTGAACCTTTACAGTTATCATCTGCATTATACACTGTGACACAAGCTGATGACCGTAGACATATCGAATGTAGTAAAACTTCATcagaatttttgaatttactAGACAATTACGATATTAGGACAAGATACAATGCAAACTTCTACTCCCATAATGAATCAGGAACTGGTAACAActttaacaataataaatacaCAAATCAGATTCCAGaactttttaaattctCTGAAAAAAACATTAGAGAACTATCAACTGAAACTgaaataacatttttagAGCCACCCTCTTATGGGGAGCCTAGTTTTTACAACAATATTGTCGACTGTAgtcaagaaaaattatttctatcATTACAACAAAATGGCGCAGTTGACTCTTACGTTGCAGAGCAAGTTATATTACAACGATATCCCGTTTCTGAACTGCCCATTTTTTTCGAAAACATTTCGATGGAAAAACTAGCATCGCACAACAATAACTTAAATAAATCTCACACAAATAAGCATTGGTTGGAAGGTTTGACTCCAAATGAATCCGACAATATAACGCCTAAAGAACCTCCACATGTAATTTTAAACCATCTAGTTACTCAAAAAATATCTAGAAATGTTGTTAGTGTCGCTGTCACTACACgatataaacaaaaatatattaccCAGATCTTATATTCGCCAATAAAACCAGACTAG
- the GIS4 gene encoding Gis4p (similar to Saccharomyces cerevisiae GIS4 (YML006C); ancestral locus Anc_5.526), producing MVLFDEIKDDKYSSLWTWYLNCIRNGEFEELLKEEDKYRSILNKIRETLQTHARNIEMEEEDANISDGNILFLSLHYTLDKDKEIIDDFLVDNFPNVDLSNIVIREICNNNINSEHFKKDHETYYMVIDSLNKLLTTSIEEVSVSCHRDDTSNIDRYKEQNSEFEYVNQSTQAKDLDEEGSYVSSSENDSGLSIELNFKTKFNRNKFQNSTTEIAKAEANHAVVKPSNNASIYSRSDIESIDSYSDLNSRNLNTHYDGQSLKLTHHKDNLLKNTTSSLDSGQNDKAVERLDDEATSDSMIVSDVFSSGAYSMSNLSINSQDRLLSLLPSIEMQNSYGEFKLVLQSMILINFESGESFTAVRQSNSLIHEATEDDEWLLYDSKFSMDNLEIVTLNYLMDIYADFVKIFFYSMVIINLEYPQAITFATDKHINNNLINSDGSSANLSLDSNISPLASNFLSVNDKEVAVSVRNPLLPYIPNSDDNQHNNNNKTTFEKPSSNRDDEDSDCDSVLEYPIPEIFSPDTIASNKATALRSVTTNNSESTYKVLSRTYTGDKSIGRNTTVTDGGDNNNETLLKLLTITPTNHFDTDLSKYSTTLTTMTTVERSISQKSSTNNDKQKSSSKSSIKSKSKQGHFDNKADTVVNNLKGIKQQIHKQGHASKTKSSQLKDSKCVLM from the coding sequence ATGGTACTTTTCgatgaaattaaagatgaCAAATACAGTTCCTTGTGGACTTGGTATTTGAATTGTATTAGAAATGGTGAATTTGAAGAACTTTTGAAGGAGGAAGATAAATATCGTTCTAtcttaaataaaatcagaGAGACACTCCAAACACATGCAAGGAATATAGAAATGGAGGAGGAGGATGCAAATATCAGCGATGGCAATATCTTATTCCTATCCCTTCACTATACCTTGGACAAGgataaagaaataattgatGATTTCTTAGTTGATAATTTCCCTAATGTTGATCTTTCTAATATCGTAATCAGGGAAatatgtaataataatattaattcaGAGCACTTTAAAAAGGATCACGAAACATATTATATGGTGATTGATAGTTTGAACAAACTATTAACAACATCTATTGAAGAAGTCTCTGTTTCTTGTCACCGGGACGACACTTCGAATATTGATAGATACAAAGAGCAGAATTCGGAATTTGAATATGTTAATCAATCCACCCAGGCTAAGGATTTAGATGAGGAAGGATCATATGTAAGTTCATCAGAAAATGATTCGGGATTATCCATTGAATTAAactttaaaacaaaatttaatagaaataaatttcaaaatagcACAACAGAAATTGCAAAAGCTGAAGCGAATCATGCCGTAGTTAAACCAAGTAACAATGCATCTATTTACTCACGTTCAGATATTGAATCGATTGATAGTTACTCAGATCTGAATTCCAGGAATTTGAATACGCATTATGATGGacaatcattaaaattaacaCATCATAAGGACAATCtcttaaaaaatacaacaAGTTCTTTAGATAGTGGTCAAAATGACAAAGCTGTAGAACGACTAGATGATGAAGCCACATCTGATTCTATGATAGTAAGCGATGTATTTTCATCAGGTGCTTATAGTATGAGCAATTTGAGTATCAACTCCCAAGATCGTTTATTATCACTTCTTCCCTCCATTGAAATGCAAAATTCGTACGGTGAGTTTAAATTGGTTTTACAGAGTATGATATTGATCAACTTTGAAAGCGGTGAATCCTTCACAGCTGTTAGACAATCGAATAGCCTTATACATGAAGCAACTGAAGATGATGAGTGGCTATTATATGATTCCAAATTTTCAATGGATAATTTAGAAATCGTAactttgaattatttgatggATATATATGCCGATtttgtaaaaatatttttttattcgATGGTAATAATTAACCTAGAATACCCACAAGCGATCACGTTCGCAACAGATAAacatattaataataatttgattaataGTGATGGTTCGAGTGCCAATTTATCTTTGGATTCAAATATCTCTCCACTTGCTTCGAATTTTTTATCTGTAAATGACAAAGAAGTTGCGGTCTCCGTACGAAATCCCCTATTACCATATATTCCTAATTCGGATGACAATcaacataataataataataagacCACGTTCGAAAAACCATCTTCCAATCGGGATGATGAAGATTCTGATTGTGATTCTGTATTAGAATACCCTATTCCAGAAATATTTTCCCCAGATACTATAGCATCCAACAAAGCAACTGCATTAAGGTCAGTAACTACTAATAATAGTGAAAGCACATATAAAGTATTAAGTAGAACATACACAGGTGATAAGAGTATAGGAAGAAATACAACTGTCACCGATGGTGGTGATAATAACAACGAAACTCTACTCAAACTCTTAACTATAACACCGACGAATCACTTTGATACAGATCTATCCAAGTATTCAACAACTCTAACTACTATGACAACTGTGGAAAGATCGATAAGTCAGAAATCATCCACTAATAATGATAAGCAAAAAAGTAGTTCAAAATCTAGTATTAAGAGTAAATCGAAACAAGGacattttgataataaagcTGATACTGTTGTCAATAACTTAAAAGGAATTAAACAACAGATTCATAAACAGGGACATGCTTCTAAAACGAAGTCAAGTCAATTAAAGGACTCAAAATGTGTTCTCATGTAg
- the DUS1 gene encoding tRNA dihydrouridine synthase (similar to Saccharomyces cerevisiae DUS1 (YML080W); ancestral locus Anc_4.350): MLTTVLKMASKLNGRELFEKIGKPTKIVAPMVDQSELAWRVLSRQYGATLCYTPMFHAKLFATSEKYRKDMWCELDGDSDLDRPLVVQFCANDPEYLLAAAKLVQDKCDAVDLNLGCPQGIARKGHYGSFLMEEWDLIRKLIRTLHDNLTVPVTAKIRVFPEREKTLEYAKMVLDAGAQFLTVHGRLREQKGQKTGLADWDIIKYLRENLPTDTVFFANGNILYPEDISRCMEHINADAVMSAEGNLYNPGVFNTDYIDDKDKTFPKVDKIAREYFEVIKKCNGSHASRIAMKSHMFKILRPFLHHHTDIRSQIASMNAKSTLDDWEEKVIKPVEKVVTEIYADPSIQEKDTIVTGSQELWGGAYKTIPYWRCQPYFRPVNGVTGDKRVTENLKEKVAGLDNSKKRKADQPSSEESKIKETKLE, translated from the coding sequence ATGCTAACGACCGTTTTGAAGATGGCAAGTAAATTGAACGGTAGAGAATTGTTTGAGAAGATTGGCAAGCCGACCAAGATTGTTGCTCCCATGGTGGATCAGTCGGAACTGGCCTGGCGTGTGCTGTCGAGACAGTATGGTGCGACACTTTGCTACACTCCGATGTTCCATGCCAAGCTGTTTGCAACCTCTGAAAAGTATCGTAAGGATATGTGGTGCGAGCTAGATGGTGACAGCGATTTGGACCGGCCATTGGTTGTTCAGTTTTGCGCCAACGACCCGGAGTACTTACTGGCTGCTGCTAAGCTGGTCCAAGATAAATGTGATGCGGTGGATTTGAATTTGGGTTGCCCTCAAGGGATCGCAAGGAAAGGCCATTACGGGTCGTTTTTAATGGAAGAATGGGATTTGATTCGCAAGCTGATCAGAACGCTTCATGACAATTTGACGGTTCCTGTGACTGCGAAGATCCGTGTCTTTCCCGAACGTGAGAAGACACTGGAATATGCGAAGATGGTCTTAGATGCTGGGGCTCAGTTTTTAACTGTCCACGGCCGATTAAGAGAACAGAAGGGACAAAAGACTGGATTAGCAGACTGGGacataattaaatatttgagaGAAAATTTACCAACTGATACCGTTTTCTTTGCAAATGGTAATATTCTTTACCCAGAGGATATTTCTAGATGTATGGAACACATAAATGCAGATGCTGTGATGAGTGCTGAGGGAAATTTGTACAATCCAGGGGTTTTCAATACCGATTACATTGatgataaagataaaaCGTTTCCTAAGGTCGACAAGATCGCGAgagaatattttgaagttattaaaaaatgcaATGGATCACACGCGTCGAGGATTGCAATGAAATCACATATGTTCAAGATCTTACGACCTTTTCTACATCACCACACTGACATTAGATCACAGATTGCCTCTATGAACGCAAAATCCACATTGGATGACTGGGAAGAGAAAGTCATCAAGCCAGTGGAAAAAGTTGTAACTGAGATTTATGCTGATCCATCCATTCAAGAGAAAGACACAATAGTCACAGGATCACAAGAACTATGGGGAGGAGCTTACAAAACTATTCCATATTGGAGATGTCAACCTTATTTCAGGCCAGTCAATGGTGTCACTGGTGACAAAAGGGTCACCGAGAATctaaaagaaaaagttgCTGGATTGGATAACTccaagaaaagaaaagctGACCAGCCATCATCAGAAGAATCAAAGATAAAGGAAACTAAACTAGAGTAG
- the TPHA0K00560 gene encoding uncharacterized protein (similar to Saccharomyces cerevisiae VPS70 (YJR126C); ancestral locus Anc_4.348): MDLSRNTTSDSNPNLYLSEPEDGDQLLWEIPTYVSDRVRRVNTGANSIMSVLRRGRSNTVTSIRSGIISMKEHVDKEKFFYLLFTSLFIYSGFMAVFAPVTSLASDFRLLHGSQLTEFEAYRIYLDELSVQNLAKKHVSQYSNSIINPGDSDALRYTVNELEKLGFDPRELKYYPWVNTPIDTKVELIQNGDLIFEPTLKEDILQGDPTDHKKGFNKGYHDYSKSGTVKENYVYVNYGTLEDYNYLLENDVAIENKIHIIRSGEIFRGIQLKNAALFGASGALTYTDPYDDGCVTNNNGFKSFPRGPARPLSSIERGSVSYLTDFPGDPTSNGFPATDEHQEHIAPDGKIPRIPSVPVSAKEIAPILNKLNNSGVRFKNKGGIRGFDYSTGPSEGDLQVRIFNDQRYDIINITNVEVDIPGIFADGTIIIGSHRDHVSAGGAGRASSSSAIFLELARGLKSLKDKGWIPLRPIKLISWDGSEKAVLGSTEFTENYGPVLSKNSLVYINLDKVVTGTKFNCVANPLLYDILQRAAKGTTFKDDHDWSLLDEWNRTSNISFGSPGGGTDIMSFQNYLGIPSVSFGFEDDKRKDAVYPSNSHYDTQEWLEEFVDPDYKLHNTIAKFLGITVLALSEKEMIPFKASAYLNEIEVTFDKLSTDIQYTFPGDRELASKIETTSEQIKLLSQDLGMKFDKSNEKLYKMTVTELPLWKIYKKFPIYSRLLRSNEKLMNFDKLFLSSKGLKERTKMKHSIYAPNKYTGYDSDILPGIHEALIDENKDDIFHYLTILQIQLANLKYLLL; this comes from the coding sequence ATGGATTTAAGTAGAAACACAACGTCAGATAGCAACCCCAACTTGTATCTTTCTGAACCAGAAGATGGGGATCAACTTCTGTGGGAGATACCCACATATGTGAGTGATCGAGTAAGACGTGTTAATACCGGTGCCAACTCCATAATGTCAGTTTTACGAAGAGGAAGAAGCAATACGGTAACGAGTATCAGGAGTGGTATAATCTCGATGAAAGAGCATGTCGATAAAGAgaaattcttttatttactGTTCACTAGTCTGTTTATCTACTCCGGCTTTATGGCGGTGTTTGCCCCAGTAACGTCACTTGCATCAGATTTCAGATTACTACATGGGAGTCAATTGACTGAATTCGAAGCATATAGAATATACTTAGATGAGTTATCAGTTCAGAATTTAGCCAAAAAACATGTAAgtcaatattcaaatagCATTATCAATCCTGGCGATTCAGATGCTTTGAGATATACCGTCAATGAACTGGAAAAGTTAGGGTTCGATCCAAGAGAGCTCAAGTATTATCCTTGGGTTAATACCCCTATTGATACGAAGGTagaattaattcaaaatggcgatttaatttttgaaccTACTTTAAAAGAAGACATCCTACAGGGAGACCCAACCGATCATAAGAAAGGATTTAATAAGGGTTACCATGATTATTCTAAAAGTGGCACCGTTAAGGAAAACTACGTATATGTTAACTATGGGACACTTGAGgattataattatttattagaaaatgatgtTGCTatagaaaacaaaattcatataattcGCTCGGGTGAAATTTTCCGTGGcattcaattgaagaatgCAGCTCTATTTGGAGCATCTGGTGCCCTAACGTATACTGATCCATATGATGATGGTTGTGTAACGAATAACAATGGATTCAAAAGTTTCCCAAGAGGCCCAGCAAGGCCATTAAGCAGCATTGAGAGGGGTTCTGTAAGTTATTTAACAGATTTCCCAGGTGATCCTACTTCAAATGGATTTCCTGCAACCGATGAACATCAAGAACATATAGCCCCAGATGGCAAAATCCCAAGAATTCCATCAGTGCCGGTAAGCGCCAAGGAAATTGCACCGATCCTaaataaattgaacaatAGCGGCGTAAGGttcaaaaataaaggtGGCATACGTGGATTTGATTACTCAACTGGACCATCAGAAGGAGATCTGCAAGTCAGGATATTTAACGATCAGAGATAtgacattattaatattacaaaCGTAGAAGTAGACATACCTGGAATATTCGCGGATGGTACAATTATTATCGGAAGCCATCGTGACCACGTTTCGGCAGGGGGTGCAGGCAGAGCAAGCAGTAGCAGTGCTATATTTTTGGAGCTTGCAAGAGGTTTGAAGAGCTTGAAAGATAAAGGTTGGATACCTTTACGCCCAATCAAACTTATTAGTTGGGATGGATCAGAGAAGGCTGTTTTAGGTTCTACTGAATTCACTGAAAACTATGGCCCGGTATTATCAAAGAATTCGCTTgtatatatcaatttaGATAAAGTGGTGACAGGAACAAAATTTAACTGTGTGGCCAATCcattattatatgataTACTTCAACGTGCAGCCAAAGGGACTACCTTCAAGGATGACCATGACTGGTCCTTATTAGATGAGTGGAACAGAACCTCcaatatttcatttggCTCCCCAGGTGGAGGAACAGATATCATGTCATTCCAGAATTATTTAGGTATACCTTCTGTAAGTTTTGGCtttgaagatgataaaAGGAAAGATGCAGTGTATCCATCAAACTCCCACTATGATACTCAGGAATGGCTGGAAGAATTTGTCGACCCTGATTATAAATTGCATAACACAATTGCCAAATTTTTAGGCATCACCGTCTTGGCCCTAAGCGAGAAAGAAATGATTCCATTTAAGGCTAGTGCATATTTGAACGAAATCGAAGTCAcgtttgataaattaagTACTGACATACAGTATACCTTCCCTGGAGACAGAGAATTGGCAAGCAAGATAGAGACAACATCAGAACAGATAAAGTTATTATCGCAGGATTTGGGAATGAAGTTTGACAAATCCAATGAAAAATTGTATAAAATGACTGTTACCGAATTACCATTATGGAAAATATACAAGAAATTTCCAATATACAGTCGATTGTTAAGatctaatgaaaaattaatgaactTCGATAAACTGTTCTTATCTTCCAAAGGCTTGAAAGAAAGGACTAAGATGAAACACTCAATATACGCTCCAAACAAATATACAGGTTATGATAGTGATATATTACCAGGAATCCACGAAGCTTTAATAGATGAAAACAAAGACgatatatttcattaccTTACAATATTACAAATTCAACTagcaaatttaaaatatctgcTGCTATAA
- the APL4 gene encoding AP-1 complex subunit gamma (similar to Saccharomyces cerevisiae APL4 (YPR029C); ancestral locus Anc_7.435), whose translation MGSSLKSFIKDVRGAKTLSEERSIIQKQSAKVRTKLRDDHLSLEKRRKNIQKLMYLFILGEKTHFGQVECINLIASDEFVNKRLGYLAAVLLLDESQDLLTLLTNLMSNDLNHSNKYIVSLALTTLGFLSSPELVRDLYPDVNNILKTSKNVFLVKKALQCTAKMISKDITLFDVFSLDTIKDILNNNSLVCHGTLLGVGKVIQAYVKGFPAYLEMLKSDNTNIEAMEQILVADISEIIPEIILQLKNLNMKNTKPEYDVKGVCDPFLQAELIQTLKVIFQLENTAINDQFLNKFEDLLTFIATNTDPSKSSGQSILYETAKTIFSLNLEQSLRVLGINILANFLNGKNNNIKYVALNTLLQVIPQDPSAVQRHRKYILKCLFDPDVSIKSRALELTFAILDESNIVESITELVNFLEYSSEDNTDLNIYIVEHLVNAFDTIKVSDEKWKLDIFLKILELTGSYMTQERINDILITLNNVTNFDNKNHFVVKLLNISLKKYEEANKSVDLFSDNFAWKLVTVWCIGEYADLVLSKSKSSIISETNLTKYLVDLDTYCTAADTKILDYLLTATLKLSSKITNGKAIEDLRQIILTHTKDANLLIQMKSVQYELIFSQPVAIKKPILEIMPKFEKKQKPIFESIHRASSVIKKTEKPRSNNDLLLDLLGDDTIGDNSNARKPTNSDNSPQGNADKDLLADIFGSSNNRSESVSQTHIESVSKDHNTNSVQLPSDAAEIYDDDNITIYGQVNSIETRLAQIELYFKSKGNITELLSLCAVTKTQKLVMGTLIPSSDINTGNISKQSLKITGSGKLKLRVKLEFKIDGVDHSELFDHKFDHSI comes from the coding sequence atggGTTCTTCTTTGAAGAGTTTTATTAAGGACGTACGTGGTGCGAAGACATTATCTGAGGAACGATCTATCATTCAGAAGCAATCTGCAAAGGTTAGAACTAAATTGAGAGATGACCATCTTTCGTTGGAGAAAAGGAGAAAAAACATTCAAAAGTTAAtgtatttgtttattttagGAGAAAAAACCCATTTTGGTCAAGTCGAGTGTATTAATTTGATTGCATCTGACGAGTTTGTTAATAAGAGGTTGGGTTATTTAGCCGCTGTCTTATTGTTAGATGAATCTCAAGATTTATTGACCTTATTGACAAATTTAATGAGTAATGATTTGAATCactcaaataaatatattgtttctttAGCTTTAACAACACTGGGATTTTTAAGTTCACCTGAATTGGTCCGTGATTTATATCCAGATGTGAACAATATCTTAAAGACTTctaaaaatgtttttttggTGAAAAAGGCCTTACAATGCACTGCCAAAATGATCTCCAAAGATATAACTCTATTTGATGTATTTTCATTAGACACGATCAAGGATAttctaaataataattcattggtTTGTCATGGTACATTATTAGGTGTTGGAAAAGTTATTCAAGCTTACGTTAAAGGATTTCCAGCTTACTTAGAAATGTTAAAAAGTGATAACACGAATATCGAGGCAATGGAGCAAATATTAGTTGCTGATATTTCTGAGATTATTCCAGAGATAATTTTAcagttaaaaaatttgaatatgaaAAACACAAAACCAGAATATGACGTGAAGGGTGTTTGTGATCCATTTTTACAAGCTGAATTGATTCAAACCTTAAAagtaatttttcaattagaAAATACTGCTATAAAtgatcaatttttaaacaaGTTCGAGGATTTATTGACTTTTATTGCTACAAATACAGACCCTTCTAAAAGCAGTGGTCAATCTATTCTATACGAAACTGCTAAAACCATCTTTTCTCTCAACTTAGAGCAATCTCTACGTGTTTTAGGTATCAACATATTAGccaattttttaaatggCAAAAATAACAACATCAAATATGTGGCTTTGAATACTCTATTACAAGTGATTCCACAAGATCCATCTGCAGTTCAGAGACATAGaaagtatattttaaaatgtttATTTGATCCAGATGTTTCAATCAAGAGTAGAGCATTAGAATTGACTTTTGCTATTTTAGATGAAAGTAACATAGTTGAATCTATAACAGAATTGGTCAACTTTTTGGAATATTCATCTGAAGATAACACTGACttgaatatatacataGTTGAACATTTAGTGAACGCATTTGATACAATCAAAGTTTCTGAtgaaaaatggaaattagatatatttttgaaaatattagagTTAACTGGTTCATACATGACACAGGAAAGAATTAATGACATTTTAATTACTTTAAATAACGTTACTAATTTCGATAACAAAAATCATTTTGttgtaaaattattaaatatttctttaaagaaataCGAGGAGGCTAATAAGTCTGTTGACCTTTTTTCTGATAATTTTGCTTGGAAACTTGTAACAGTTTGGTGTATTGGTGAATATGCGGATTTAGTGTTATCTAAATCTAAATCATCTATTATCAGTGAAACTAATTTGACTAAATACTTAGTGGACCTTGATACCTATTGCACTGCAGCTGATACAAAGATACTAGATTATCTACTAACTGCAACTTTGAAATTATCTTCCAAAATAACTAATGGCAAAGCAATTGAAGATCTAAgacaaataattttgacaCATACTAAAGACGCCAATTTACTAATTCAAATGAAGAGTGTTCAATATGAACTGATATTTTCTCAACCTGTGGCCATCAAAAAACCCATCTTAGAAATAATGccaaaatttgaaaaaaaacaaaaaccaatatttgaaagtaTACATAGGGCCAGCAGTGTAATTAAAAAGACGGAGAAGCCACGatcaaataatgatttattattggATTTGTTGGGAGATGATACTATTGGTGATAATTCTAACGCCAGAAAACCTACCAACTCAGATAATAGTCCACAAGGAAATGCAGATAAAGATCTTTTAGCAGACATTTTTGGTTCTTCTAATAACCGTTCAGAATCTGTATCTCAGACCCATATTGAGTCAGTATCAAAAGACCATAATACAAATAGTGTTCAGTTACCTTCTGATGCTGCTGAAATATACGACGATGataatattactatttatgGACAAGTAAACTCGATAGAGACACGCCTTGCTCAAATAGAATTATACTTCAAGTCTAAAGGCAATATAACTGAATTACTTTCTTTATGTGCCGTTACTAAAACACAAAAATTAGTTATGGGTACTTTAATCCCAAGTTCAGACATTAATACCGGGAATATTTCTAAACAATCTCTTAAGATCACGGGAAGTGGCAAATTAAAGTTGAGAGTCAAGTTGGAATTCAAGATTGATGGAGTCGACCACAGTGAACTTTTTGATCATAAATTCGACCACTCaatttga